Proteins from a single region of Chryseobacterium sp. W4I1:
- the tssD gene encoding type VI secretion system tube protein TssD has product MAERNSRGILKFNGGEGQKLLKLNYSVSRSTDVSGRVASDPSNALIKITVEATEKSDILESLLNGKYKPTTGEVTFNKSHEEGTLTTLKWENGYVIQHEVDFDAVDENSMYISFVVSAELIDLGNSSYKAEWPTS; this is encoded by the coding sequence ATGGCAGAAAGAAATTCAAGAGGAATCTTAAAATTTAACGGCGGTGAAGGACAGAAGTTATTAAAACTTAACTACAGTGTATCCCGTTCTACAGACGTATCAGGAAGAGTAGCATCAGATCCTTCCAATGCTCTTATCAAAATCACAGTGGAAGCTACTGAAAAATCAGACATCCTGGAAAGTTTACTTAACGGTAAATACAAACCTACAACCGGAGAGGTAACATTCAACAAATCTCACGAAGAAGGAACATTAACTACTTTAAAATGGGAAAACGGATATGTGATCCAACACGAAGTAGATTTCGATGCAGTAGATGAAAACAGTATGTACATCAGCTTTGTAGTAAGTGCTGAACTTATCGATCTTGGTAATTCTTCTTACAAAGCAGAATGGCCTACATCTTAA
- a CDS encoding type VI secretion system Vgr family protein → MEESSNFSFRPNQYKAPDNADKISVNHIPGINRVVKLDIVIEGKSVKHFKHFRLQQSARRHHHFELVLAHDSLGSAQNHNLEEARQFLGKRITVVFKYKDYENESPERTFVGVITKAAFSQEKMSLGNIVLKGESPTILMDSAPHTQSFGGDQAVNTGIIANKIIKEALGSSKFDFRVDPQNKSYINYSSQYNETHYNFLARTAEAYGEQFYYDGEILHFGKLPPSEKPVRLIYGSNASDVQVELKAVHTKPEFFGYNSSSHTKMEGSENNIKHVGEIPSKAYELNNSIFKTRSLSPAPVNANMFMDVDDSQRSAAGSAAVEVFTVSANTTVPFLYPGCCADIEMRKPDTSETSYFTRVTITEVFHEVNARGYYTGNFEAVAEGTGFMPKPDFVIPNAQPQVATVISNVDPMNQGRIQVQFDWQRNPDTTHFIRMMSPDAGGTDAITQNRGFVAIPEIGDQVMVGFEYHHPDFPFAMGGMFHGQVALGGGLNNHIKSIQTRSGNKIIFNDQEGSIFIEDPSGNTYLMDGKGNITVNAPKNMTFTAGENVQINAGHNIIASAQRNVNIMAGEDITETANDDYNLTASNIIETAEAGRSSRAKNITENMEAGSYISTKDAINVESAKEVKYQ, encoded by the coding sequence ATGGAAGAAAGTAGCAATTTTTCATTCCGCCCGAACCAGTATAAAGCTCCGGATAATGCAGACAAAATCTCTGTGAACCATATTCCGGGCATCAACCGTGTGGTAAAACTGGATATTGTGATTGAGGGAAAATCAGTCAAACATTTTAAACATTTCCGTTTGCAGCAAAGTGCCAGACGGCATCATCATTTCGAACTTGTCCTGGCCCATGATTCCTTAGGCTCTGCACAGAATCATAATCTTGAAGAGGCCAGACAGTTTTTAGGAAAACGAATAACGGTAGTTTTTAAATATAAGGATTACGAAAATGAGAGCCCGGAAAGGACTTTTGTAGGCGTTATCACCAAAGCGGCATTCAGTCAGGAAAAAATGAGCCTTGGTAATATTGTCTTGAAAGGTGAAAGTCCTACCATATTGATGGATTCAGCTCCTCATACACAAAGTTTTGGGGGCGATCAGGCTGTCAATACCGGAATTATTGCAAATAAAATTATTAAAGAAGCTTTAGGTTCTTCGAAATTTGATTTTAGAGTAGACCCTCAGAATAAAAGCTATATCAATTACAGCTCACAATACAACGAAACCCATTATAATTTTCTTGCCAGAACAGCAGAAGCTTACGGCGAGCAATTCTACTATGATGGTGAAATCCTTCATTTTGGGAAGCTTCCTCCATCCGAAAAACCTGTGCGCCTTATCTATGGCAGCAATGCAAGTGACGTTCAGGTAGAACTGAAAGCCGTACACACGAAACCCGAATTTTTTGGATATAACAGCAGCAGCCATACAAAAATGGAAGGCTCTGAAAATAATATCAAGCACGTGGGGGAAATTCCTTCCAAAGCCTACGAACTCAATAACAGCATTTTCAAAACCCGATCGCTCTCCCCTGCCCCAGTCAATGCCAATATGTTCATGGATGTTGATGACTCACAGAGAAGTGCGGCAGGTAGCGCCGCTGTAGAAGTTTTTACCGTTTCCGCAAATACAACGGTTCCATTTCTGTATCCCGGATGTTGCGCAGATATTGAAATGCGTAAACCTGATACAAGCGAAACATCCTATTTTACAAGAGTAACAATCACAGAAGTATTTCATGAAGTAAATGCACGCGGATATTATACCGGAAACTTTGAAGCAGTAGCTGAGGGAACCGGTTTTATGCCTAAACCTGATTTTGTTATTCCCAACGCCCAGCCACAGGTAGCAACCGTGATTTCAAACGTTGATCCCATGAATCAGGGACGGATCCAGGTACAGTTCGACTGGCAGAGAAATCCCGACACTACTCATTTTATAAGAATGATGAGCCCTGATGCAGGTGGAACTGATGCGATCACCCAGAACCGGGGGTTTGTAGCAATTCCTGAAATCGGGGATCAGGTAATGGTAGGTTTTGAATATCATCACCCTGATTTTCCATTTGCCATGGGCGGAATGTTCCATGGACAGGTAGCTCTAGGTGGCGGACTAAACAATCACATTAAATCTATACAGACCAGGAGCGGAAATAAGATCATCTTTAATGATCAGGAAGGAAGTATTTTTATAGAAGATCCAAGCGGTAACACTTATTTAATGGATGGAAAAGGAAATATTACAGTAAATGCTCCTAAGAATATGACATTTACAGCCGGAGAAAATGTACAAATCAATGCAGGGCATAATATCATCGCTTCTGCACAGAGAAACGTAAATATTATGGCAGGTGAAGACATCACTGAAACAGCAAATGATGACTATAACCTTACCGCCAGCAACATTATTGAAACGGCTGAAGCAGGCAGAAGTTCCCGAGCAAAAAATATTACGGAAAATATGGAAGCAGGCTCCTACATCAGTACAAAAGATGCCATTAATGTGGAGAGTGCTAAGGAAGTAAAATATCAATAG
- a CDS encoding DUF3289 family protein — MEGGNIIRNVFGKSYKEAEHIMKDASKGALDFKSPQENTFYGKKGGKKLDEYQAKKDNTLLVTKVEGPLDDNGAKISKPKEGEKHWFKATFNRSAAKNEYKKLLWQVKIGGTAIPFFFDYSSIEGNTQTIQVKLPCYDMRAYAYFKSPIDKVSVEVKIDNPLPVYIDRFKIKGKDRQGVNLADDLCYGLGVSNQYPSRYTLKDVESKGIWIKAEIRDKTDEELWVGFKRMVTDLFSVGELETVALDMIEKFKRSEGGEYTNPILTKHVQQHPSNQRFCLSMEDEIADRIKKSRGNLASIEDDEIHFTDNEIGKFGNRGWGHPQFSTLKDTFLGGLTICMNDTWAYEVKLTKFSKSANGSYNATYKVSLYDHFGLDMPDIEKKYYYLLGFRYWFILQHIRGYKPFVTKVEFEKTFTENLSIGKAERINKRRAEKERMDHLRNMGRRRPGEY, encoded by the coding sequence ATGGAAGGCGGAAATATCATACGGAATGTCTTTGGTAAATCTTACAAGGAAGCAGAACACATCATGAAGGATGCTTCCAAAGGTGCGCTGGATTTTAAGTCCCCACAAGAAAATACCTTTTACGGTAAAAAAGGGGGTAAAAAGCTGGATGAATATCAGGCTAAGAAAGACAATACCTTACTCGTAACCAAAGTGGAAGGTCCGCTTGATGATAATGGCGCAAAAATCAGTAAGCCCAAAGAAGGAGAAAAGCACTGGTTCAAAGCAACATTTAACAGGTCAGCAGCAAAGAATGAATATAAGAAACTTCTGTGGCAGGTAAAGATAGGGGGAACGGCTATACCTTTCTTTTTTGATTATTCTTCCATAGAAGGAAATACGCAGACCATACAGGTTAAGCTACCATGTTATGATATGCGTGCCTATGCCTATTTCAAAAGTCCAATTGATAAGGTAAGTGTGGAAGTAAAAATAGACAATCCATTACCTGTTTATATTGACAGATTTAAAATTAAAGGAAAAGACAGGCAGGGAGTCAATCTTGCAGATGATTTATGTTATGGATTAGGTGTATCCAACCAATATCCTTCACGGTATACCCTTAAGGATGTTGAGAGTAAAGGAATCTGGATCAAAGCTGAAATCAGAGATAAAACTGACGAAGAATTATGGGTTGGTTTTAAACGTATGGTTACAGATTTATTTTCTGTTGGTGAGCTTGAAACTGTTGCACTCGATATGATTGAAAAATTTAAGCGAAGCGAAGGTGGTGAGTATACCAATCCTATCCTGACAAAGCATGTACAGCAACATCCATCAAATCAAAGATTTTGCCTAAGCATGGAAGATGAAATTGCTGACCGAATCAAAAAAAGTCGTGGAAATCTTGCCTCTATTGAGGATGATGAAATACACTTTACTGATAACGAAATTGGAAAGTTTGGAAACAGAGGTTGGGGCCACCCACAATTCTCAACATTGAAAGATACATTTTTAGGAGGTCTGACCATTTGTATGAACGATACCTGGGCTTATGAAGTTAAGCTCACAAAATTTAGCAAATCAGCTAACGGAAGCTATAATGCCACCTATAAAGTCTCTCTATATGATCATTTTGGGCTAGATATGCCTGATATTGAAAAGAAATATTATTACCTGTTAGGATTTAGATATTGGTTCATTCTTCAACATATCCGGGGATATAAGCCATTCGTCACTAAAGTTGAATTTGAAAAAACATTTACTGAAAACTTATCTATTGGAAAAGCCGAAAGGATAAATAAAAGAAGAGCTGAAAAAGAAAGAATGGATCACCTTAGAAATATGGGAAGAAGAAGACCGGGAGAATATTAA